From Brochothrix thermosphacta DSM 20171 = FSL F6-1036, a single genomic window includes:
- a CDS encoding LysR family transcriptional regulator, with protein sequence MFKLLKTFIAVYEQESFTKAADLLFLTQPTISGHIKKLEDELDTLLFIRTSNKAVYPCQAAQIFYPKAIELLANWEQEKRALQNEESYHQRLHLAASLTIGTEVLPKILAEIAHDYPQLQVTLTICNSDEVAALMENSQCDLGFVEKTIFSHHLKSRLLCQDRLIKITTAPDLNHWIIREQGSGLLFATQNYFDTNRIVPEHILTVNNNDAIIHLLHLNMGNALLSERYIHRLTIPFTYLPDHYTRHFSLIHRPRQLEDPYYAKLIDQLTTYVQEDTPTP encoded by the coding sequence ATGTTTAAATTACTCAAAACATTCATCGCAGTATACGAGCAAGAGAGCTTTACAAAAGCAGCCGATTTATTATTTTTAACACAACCTACAATTTCGGGTCATATCAAAAAACTTGAAGACGAACTCGATACCTTATTATTTATTCGCACAAGTAATAAGGCTGTTTATCCTTGCCAAGCAGCGCAGATTTTTTACCCTAAAGCGATTGAATTGTTAGCCAATTGGGAACAGGAAAAACGTGCCCTTCAAAATGAAGAAAGTTATCATCAGCGTCTCCATTTAGCTGCCTCATTAACAATTGGCACTGAAGTTCTTCCGAAAATTTTAGCGGAAATTGCGCATGATTATCCACAGTTGCAAGTAACGCTCACCATTTGTAATTCAGATGAAGTCGCCGCTTTAATGGAAAATTCGCAATGTGACCTCGGCTTTGTAGAAAAAACTATCTTCTCTCATCATCTAAAAAGTCGCTTGTTGTGTCAAGACCGCCTCATTAAAATTACAACCGCACCCGATCTTAATCATTGGATTATTCGTGAACAAGGTTCTGGTTTGTTATTTGCAACACAAAATTATTTCGACACGAATAGAATCGTACCTGAGCATATTCTCACCGTCAATAATAACGATGCCATCATTCATTTACTTCATCTGAACATGGGCAATGCTTTATTGTCTGAAAGATATATACATCGTTTAACAATACCGTTCACTTACTTACCCGATCACTACACGCGACATTTTTCATTAATTCATCGCCCACGACAACTCGAAGATCCTTATTATGCTAAATTGATTGATCAGTTGACAACGTATGTCCAAGAGGATACACCTACGCCTTAA